CGCGCTCTGGACGCGTTTACATTTGGCGACGATGCTGCGGCCTCGCTGGGTATCTCAGTCCCAAAGGTTCGGCTTATCCTGTTCACCACGACCGCGCTTATCACCGCAACCATTGTCAGCATGGCAGGTTCGATTGGCTTTGTCGGCCTGGTTGTCCCCCACGTGATGCGCTTCTTCTTTGGTCCGCTGCATAGAATATTGCTGATTGCGAGCGCGTTAGCGGGCGCCATCCTGATGGTGCTGGCGGACATCGCCTCCCGACTCCTGATTGCTCCGCAAAGCTTGCCCGTCGGCGTCGTCACTGCACTGGTTGGCGTACCGTTCTTTGCCATTATCATCTACCGTTCAAGGAGCCAGTGATGAGTATCAGCGCTGAAAAAGTGACCTGGAAGGTGGGGAAAAAGATTATCGTCAACAATGTTTCACTCAAGGTTAACCGTGGTGAAACTGTTGGTTTGCTGGGTCCCAATGGTTCGGGGAAATCATCCCTGTTGCGCCTGCTGGCAGGATTAAGACGCCCCCTGTCTGGCGTGGTAGCGCTGGACGCAAAGGACATCAGCCAGATGGCCAAAAAGCAGCTGGCTCGCCGGATTGCCTTCGTAGAGCAACACGGCATGACGGAGTCGAATATGCGCGTCCGGGATGTCGTAAAACTGGGCCGTATTCCCCACCACTCACCCTTTTCTAACTGGAGCACCCACGATGATGAAACCGTCAATGGTGCGCTGGAAAGAGTGGGTATGCTTGATCACAGCGATCAGGGTTGGCAGAGTCTGTCCGGGGGCGAACGCCAGCGCGTGCACATCGCCAGAGCGCTGGCGCAGTCACCAACAGAAATCTTGCTGGATGAGCCAACAAATCATCTGGATATTCACCATCAGATCCAGTTGATGAAATTGATCAGCGAATTGCCAGTGACCAGCCTTGTAGCTATCCACGATCTCAACCATGCCTCAATGTTTTGCGATGCACTGATTGTTATGCAACAAGGCGAGATCGTTGCCAGGGGAACACCGGAGGAAATACTGACAGAATCCCTTCTGTGGGATGTTTTTCGGGTTGAAACCAGAATCGAAATTTCTCCC
This portion of the bacterium genome encodes:
- a CDS encoding iron chelate uptake ABC transporter family permease subunit; amino-acid sequence: RALDAFTFGDDAAASLGISVPKVRLILFTTTALITATIVSMAGSIGFVGLVVPHVMRFFFGPLHRILLIASALAGAILMVLADIASRLLIAPQSLPVGVVTALVGVPFFAIIIYRSRSQ
- a CDS encoding ABC transporter ATP-binding protein; translated protein: MSISAEKVTWKVGKKIIVNNVSLKVNRGETVGLLGPNGSGKSSLLRLLAGLRRPLSGVVALDAKDISQMAKKQLARRIAFVEQHGMTESNMRVRDVVKLGRIPHHSPFSNWSTHDDETVNGALERVGMLDHSDQGWQSLSGGERQRVHIARALAQSPTEILLDEPTNHLDIHHQIQLMKLISELPVTSLVAIHDLNHASMFCDALIVMQQGEIVARGTPEEILTESLLWDVFRVETRIEISPYHGKKHIHYIV